The following nucleotide sequence is from Pseudomonas sp. RC10.
AGTGCGCTCAAGCGTCTGACCGAGTCCTGCGAAACGCTGACGACTGAGCTGTTGCAGCTTTCCTCTCCACACGCCGCGCTGCTCGACGCCCTGAAAACGGGGGAACAAACCGCCATCGAGCAAGAAACCGGCACGCTGCTGGATACGCTGGACACCTACTGGCACACCAAAAGCGCCCAAGGTCAAAGCCGACGCAGACTGTTCACCACCTTGTTCGAAAAAGCATTACGGGACGAGGTCGCGCTCAAGTCCCATGAAAATGACTTGCTGCCGAACGCCCTGGAGTGTCTGCCCGGCTCGCTGGACACAGACGCACAGGACCAACCTACCGTCTGCGCACTGCACATTGCCATCGAGGCGGACACCCTGGCGGAAATCCATGGTGCGCTGGTCATGAGCCTCGCGTCGGGCCGCACTCTGCTCGCGCTGCCGGGCAGCGGCATGTCGGAGTTCGCGACACAGCGATCCATGCTCGACACGGTCGCGCACTGGCTCAACGACAACGCGTTGCGGTGGGGCTTGCTCATCAACGCCGAACAGCGTCATCAGGATGCCCTGTTTGCGGCCACGGACGATCCGGACGTGTATCTGGAGCATTTCGATTCAAACGATGTGCAACTGCGCCTCGTCACAGGAAACCCTTATCGCCACGCCATCCAGCGCTTAATCGAGAAACAGCGCGCAGACGTGTTGTACGTCTGCGGCGAGGGACGGAACCCGGACTCGACCCTGCACGCGAATCAGATCGAAGGCGCGGTGAGCCTGTCAGGCGTGTTCGGCCCCCGGGCGATGCTAGAGCGACGCGAGCTGACTCTGGCCGAGCACAAGGCGCGAACGGCGCTGCCCGACTGGATCAAACTGGCCTCGGGCGAAGACCTGGACGAATACCGTCAGCGTCTGAAACGTTTTGAGGACGGGCATACCGCATTGGCGAGCGCGCTGAACGGTGCGGCATCAGCGGAGCAATACGCGAAGGTGAGCTTGCGCGCACGCCTGGCCAGCGACCTTGGTTATGATCTGGCGCCCGAATCGATCACAGTCAGCACCCGTCGGACCCTGCCGGTGACGCGTGAGACCTACACCGTCACCCGCACCCTCCCGGAACTGGCGTTGTACGGTCTGCACCCGAATGACCTGAGCGAAGGCTCGGAATTCCTGACCCACACCACCGTGAATATCGACGGCCGCCCCGTCGGAGCTACCCATGCCTCGCTGACTCCAGCGTATGCCGGGCGAGTGGTCGATGAACTGAAACTGCGCTTGAGCTTTGCAGAGTACCAGCGCGAAGCCTATGCAAAGCCGGCCAGCCAGAAACTGATGCGTGAGCTGCTCGACCTGCAAATCGCCGAAGCCGCGTATGTCGCCAAAATGCAGGGGCATCTCTCGCTTGACGACTTCAACGTGGTAACCGCAGTGACTGAGGGCGTGCTCACCGCCACCGACCAGGTGTTACGCATTCAGCACATCAGGATCAATAACCGGGCCACGCTGAGTCGCACCCTGGTGTTCCGAAAGGAAAACGCGGCGGGCGAACTGCAACGGCTGATCATGTTCGCCTCGGACGCCCCTCGCCCTCAGCTGTTCCAGAGTTTCAACAGCGAGACGCAAATGCTCCACGAACTGGTGGCCTGGACCGCCAGCCCGGAAATGACCCGCTACCTCATCGACCAACTGAATGTGGCTGATCGTCCCGCGCTCAATTCCACCCTCGACGCACTGCGTGAGAAGCCGTTTCCTCGCGCCGATTTTTTGCGCCTTGTCACTCAGGAAAGCTACGACAACGCGCTGCAAACCCTCGTCATCCAAGGGATGAACGTGGTGCGCTCGCAGAACGAAGCCTACACCCCGAACTGGTACATCCGCGCCAGCAGTGAACAGCGTCAGCAGCTGCTGGCGCTGGAGGACGCGGCCAACGGGGCGGTCATGAACTATGCCGCGCAGCCGCACACACGGGTTCAGGATTTCGAAGACTATGTTCATCAGCGCGCCAGCGAGAAGATTTGTCAGTTACTGAAGGTGCCGCCGGGAACGGTCGATCCTGATCACATCATCGTGAAGACCGAGCGTGAAACCCTGAGCTACACCGCAATGATGCGAAACGGCTACGACGACAGTTTTGGCGTGTTTAAACCCACGGCCGACACGACGGCCACGTTCAGCGGTCCGCAGGGCATCGACCTCAGCCCGTTGACGCCCGCCTCCGTTGCCGGGTCGGTTCGGGGAAAATGGCTCGCCGACGCTTATGGCGATCTGGTGAAACGCACGCTGCTTGATCCGCAGTCCGAAGGCTACGGCTACCGACGCCAGACCCGCGCGCTGATCACACGCCTGAACATGCAGGCCGCCGCCCTGCGCAGCCTGCTGAAGGGGCACATCGACGAAACGCAGTATGAGTGGCTGCAACAGAGCATCCGCCATCTGAACGACGCGACGCCCGAGGTTCGCGCTCACCACCCCGTCTATCCATTGCAGATCCACATCGACAAGCCTTTCATCGCGCTGCACATGGGCGGGATCAGTCAATTGGTGGTCACCGACACGAACCTGATCCACGTTGAAACCGTCCAGGGTTGCTATGCGCTGATGCCGACGGCAGTCAGGCTGGGGGCGCTGCTGTACACGCCGAATGCGCCGGACGGTCTGGAGTTCAGGGCCTTCAGTTCGTTCGTTGATTCCCTCGGCGCGCCGGGGATGATCGATTACTACAAGGACCGCTGTCGCATCAACGCCCGCCGCGTGCTGTCGTTTTTCCTGAATGACATGAAAACAGGCAATGGCAATAAACGACCGGTGCTGCCTGCCGAGCCTATCGCCGACTTCGCGCAGGTCTGCTTCAACCGAAAGATCGAACGCAAACTGCGCGACGCCGAAGAAACCTCCACCAATCGCCATGACATGTTGAGTCAGGTGATCTGGAACAGCGTGGACATCATCGCCACCGTAGTGACGGCGCCCTTTCCACCACTGAGTTTTGCCGTGGGTGTGGCCCTCGCGTTACGCGATGCAGGCAAGGCGGTTGAGGCACTGGCCGGGCATGAGCCGGAATCGGCGTCGGGCCTGTTTCTCGCGGCAGGGTTGAACTTGCTGGGGGCTTACGGCGACTTGAAACAAGGACTGAAAGGCTTTGGCGGCGTCGCACGCAAACTGGCCGAGCGCTCGAAACAGGGGGCACGTCCTGCAGCGCTGAAAAAACCGTCACACACACGGATGAAGTTGCATCCGGTGAAGCTCGAAGACGAACACTTTCTCCTCGGCCCGCCCAATGCCAAGGGGCAGGCGCAGGTGTATGACAACGCCGGCTTCGAACCGGATGACGCCTTCCCGACTGGTCACTACGCCAGCAAGAACGACGACGGCGTCTGGCAGCCACTGGATCAACCCTCTGCGTCCTCGTCTTCCAGCGCAGTCAATGACTACCGCGTCACCGGCGTGTCCCTGCAGGATCTGCCGCGAGTGACCGAAGGCCATGCCAACGGCGTGAGCCTCGGCCAGGGCAAGCATTACATCGAGATGAACGGCGAGGTGTATCAGGTGCACTACGACGCCAGCCTGCATTGCTGGCACATCGTCGATCCGCAGAACCCGTTCGCGTTCTTTGGCCGCCAGCCCGTGCGTTTGAACGAACAGGGACAGTGGCAACGCATCTTGCGCTCGGGCTTGCGCGGCGGCAATGACACTCCCGGCACGTTCAACCCTCTGCGCGAAGATACCCATGCAGGCACCCCAGATGCAGGGCTGCACGCGTGGGAGTTACCCGCCAATCTGCAACCGCACATGGAAGAGATTTTGACCGGCACGTCCATGGACCCCGTGGCGTTGGGTCTGGAGGATTTCTTCGCGGCCTACTACGGCGATATGCGCCGAACCTATAGCGAGCTCAGGGAAATACTGTATCGCGACGCTCAGGCGTTCTTCGCCGAACCGATCGCACTCCCGGCGCGTCCCGCCCTTCCCGCCGTCGATGCCTCGACCACGGTCGGCGACTTTCTGGAGAGTGCCTTTGCCAACAGCAACGGTCTGGTGTTCGGTGAAGCCCCCAAATCCATCGCCAGCAAACGCCTGCTGATGACAAACATGAAGACCCTCGCCGAGCAGCGAGTCGAGGTGCTGTACATCGAGCATGTGTTCACGGACAAGCACCTGCGCAAGCTGGCGAAGTATCGCGCCAAGGGCAGCCGGGTTCGCGCCGGATCCCATGAGATCAAGGCTCATCTCAGGTACCTGAACAACAAGGCGCTGGATAACCTGAGTCGCGAATTCGACTATTACCACCTCATCAAAGAGGCCCATCGTCACGGGATCGAGGTGCGTCCCTTGAATTCGTCGGTGAGTTATCCGGTCATGGCGTTCCCGGTGTCGGGGGCCGCCGGGGATAGCGCTGCTGCTCAAAAAATGAGCAATTTCTTCGGCCACAAAGTGATCGGCAGTGACGCGGCCGCCGAACCGACCCGACGCTGGGTGGCCTTGGTCGATCAGAAGCTCGCCACGACCCATGAGCACGTCCTCGGCATCGCTGAGCTGGAAGGCGCCATCAGTGTGCGTATCGAAGATGTACCTGCAGGCCGGGCAACGAAAATCAGTCAGGAAGCCACGCTGGTCAACACCGAGACGAACATGGCGTCGAGCGATTTCAAGATCGAGTTCCCCTCTTCCAGCCTGGCAGAACCTGCAACGGCTCCCGTGAATGCGGCGTCGCCTCCGGCTGCTATCCCTCAGTCCTCCGGGGCGCAAGCCTCAGGAGCCAGCCTTGGATTTCAGTGGGACGAAGCTACCGGCTGGCAGCACATCGACCCTGAGCAATGGCTGCCAGAGACGCCGCCGACCGCGCTTCAGCAGTCGCTCGCCGACCCGCGCTACGACATGCCATTCGAGTCGCACGCCATCTTGTATGAGCTGGCGTATAAGGAGCATCGAGGGCTAAACAGTGAGTATTTTTTCTTCAATGAACGCCTGAATGACGTGGAGGACGTTTTCTTTGGCCTGCGGACGAAACTGCGCCACGACGCGCGCGAAATTCTGACAGCCGATCTCCCCCCGCGCCCGACGATGCCTTCGGTGGAGCCGGCGCTGAGCGCCCCACAGTTCATTCAGCGCCTGTACGAGCACACCGATGGAATGGTCGTCGGGGAGTTTCATGCGTCCGTGGGCAGCAAAAAATTCCTCATCGACAACCTGCCACTGCTGGCGGAACAACAGGTGAAAACCCTGTACATGGAGCATCTGCTGACCGACCTGCACCAACTGCACCTGGACCGGTTTCATGAAACGGGCCAAATGAGCAATGAGCTTTTGAACAGCCTCCAGCGTCTGGATCGAGGTCAGTTGACGGATCCGGCCAGGGCTTACAATTTCGAGATGCTGGTGATCAAGGCGCGAGAGCACGGTATTGAGGTCCGCGCCATCGATTGTGCAGCGAGCTACCACCTCAAGGGCGTACGCGAGACCAAGACCACTCGACAGGAAATGATGAATTATTTTGCGTCCCGGACGATTCGTCGACATCAGGCGGTTGTCGGGCGGCACCGCTGGGTCGCGCTGGTCGGCAACAGCCATTCCAACCGTTACAACCGCGTTCCGGGGGTGGCCGAACTGGAAGGCGCCATCGGCGTGCGGGTCGATGACGTGGCACCGGGCACCTCGCAGGGCATCGTTCGAGATCCGGGCGAAAGCGCCCGGGCGTCGATGACCCGAGCAAACGCATTCGTGAAGGGGGATTTCAAGCTCGAAGTGGAGGTGCCGGGCAGGATCAATCAAGTCAGCCCCACCCGCATTCTGGCGCCACAACCACTGTCACTGGAGCAACGCCTGGCACGGCCGGGCATGTTCGTGACCGAACTGGAACTCGATGACGTGTACGTGATTGTCCACAGGGCGAGAACGGGCGAAATCTTGCGCACGCCGGTGCAGGTCGATTCTGCGGGCAAGGTGTTCGTGGATCGTCCGGCGTGGCTAGCGGTACATCTGCAACCCTATGATGACCTTGATGCCCTGATTCTGGCGCTTGAAGACATCAACCTGACGCGAGTGGGGTAAGCCTTTAGCAGCACGGTGGGCCGGCGGTGGCGCCATTGAAATCGCTGCCGCCGGCGAGTCGGACTGCTACAGGGACGGATGTCGTTAGGACGTCTGCCCGACTCCCTCACACCGCTTTTGGCAAGCGCTGTTCCAGCAACTGGTGCAGCGCGCTGTCGGCAGGCCAGTTGCGCATGAAACGCGCGCGGTCCTTGGCGAACGCGGCGGCAAACGCGCTTTGCGAGCCGTGCTGGCACATCGCGTCGAGGTCGATCAACGCCCAACGGTCCTGATGCCAGAACACGTTATGGCCCTTGAGGTCGCCATGGCTGATGCGCTCGCGAATCAATTGCTCGAACAGTGCGTCCAGCGCCTGCAATTCGTTTTCAGGCGCCTCGCCCGATGCAACATAAGGCGCGAAACGTTCGATGACGTCCGGGCCCGGCAGGTATTCGGTGACCAGATACGCCTTGCGCCGCAGCCAGAAAAAACGCTGCTCCAGCAAGGCCAACGGCTTGGGCGTGGCGATGCCGAGGAACATCAGGCGACTGCCCTCGCGCCATGAATGCCAGGCGCGGCTGGGGCGCCAGAAGCGTTTGAGCCAGTGGGCGAAGTTCTTGATGTTGTAGCGCTTGATCACCAACGGTCGGCCATCAACCTCAGTTTTCGCCACACTGGCGGCGCCGCCCGTCTTGTAGAGGTGGCCGCTGTCGATCAGGGTGTCGGCCTTGTCCAGCACCGGCAGCATCGCCGCCTCTTCCTCGCGACGAATTGCCCGCAGACCAAATGGGCCGTCCGATACGCTGAACAGGCTGCACTCGCGCCCGATCTTGATCAGGTAATCCCGCAGTCGCCAGGCGCTGACCTTGTCGATCTGCTTGTGCAGCGCTTCCACCGGCAGCGCGTGCTCGCCATTGCTCAGAAGGTAGTAGACCAGCAGTTCTTCAGTGAACGGCGCCAGGGACTTGGGCAACTGAGCGAAAAACACGCCGAGGTTTTCCAGGACTTTTGGGCGGGACAGCGGCTTGCCCGCTTCTTCGACCCGAATTCCGGCGCCGTCGATCAGGTACAGCTGGCCGTTCTGTCGCAGCAGGTTGTCAAGGTGCAGGTCTTCTTGCCAAAGGCCCTTGGCGTGCATGTGCCCAACGGCGGCGAGGGCTTCGCTCAGCACGGCGGTTTGTTCGTCGGCCAGCGGCGGCAGGTGCTCGACGGCTTTCCAGGCTTCGCCAAGGCTTTCAGCCTGATCGAGGAATTCGAAAAGGAGCCAGCCGCCTTCGCCTTCGTTCAGCCCTTCGGCCAACAGCAATGGCGTGGTCAAGCCTTGCTCGGCAAGGAGCTGCACCCCGGCGCGCTCACGCTGAAAATGCCGAGGCGCCTTGCTGCCCACCAGCAATTTAGCGAGCACCGGACGCCCACGCCATATGCCCGCGCCCACGTAGCGTTGGCCCGGCAGCACACGCAGCAGGCTCAACAGCTGCAACTCGGCGGGACCCGCCGCATCCGCCAACGCAATGCTCATCGGCAGCGTCGGGGTACGACCGGCGTTTTTCAGTTCAGACAAACGCATCGGCGCCCTCTTCGATCAAACATGAATGCAGTACATATCTACAGCGTCACAGGGACTCGCTTCTGCCCGAGGGGCGTAGGAGCCGGCTTGCTGGCGAATGCGTCAGGTCAGCAACATATAGGGTGACTAACACGGCGCATTCGCCAGCAAGCCGGCTCCCACAATGGACCTCATCACCACTCACATCAGCGTCCGCTGCGCTTATGACTGCCGCGCTTCGCCAACCGCTGCCACCAGGAATCCACCAGCCCACTGTCACCCGGCGCCTGTAAGTAGGCGGCGAGCAGTTCGCGGATTTCGGCTTCGTTCCACATCGGTGCGCGC
It contains:
- a CDS encoding lipopolysaccharide kinase InaA family protein, yielding MRLSELKNAGRTPTLPMSIALADAAGPAELQLLSLLRVLPGQRYVGAGIWRGRPVLAKLLVGSKAPRHFQRERAGVQLLAEQGLTTPLLLAEGLNEGEGGWLLFEFLDQAESLGEAWKAVEHLPPLADEQTAVLSEALAAVGHMHAKGLWQEDLHLDNLLRQNGQLYLIDGAGIRVEEAGKPLSRPKVLENLGVFFAQLPKSLAPFTEELLVYYLLSNGEHALPVEALHKQIDKVSAWRLRDYLIKIGRECSLFSVSDGPFGLRAIRREEEAAMLPVLDKADTLIDSGHLYKTGGAASVAKTEVDGRPLVIKRYNIKNFAHWLKRFWRPSRAWHSWREGSRLMFLGIATPKPLALLEQRFFWLRRKAYLVTEYLPGPDVIERFAPYVASGEAPENELQALDALFEQLIRERISHGDLKGHNVFWHQDRWALIDLDAMCQHGSQSAFAAAFAKDRARFMRNWPADSALHQLLEQRLPKAV
- a CDS encoding membrane-targeted effector domain-containing toxin, which encodes MQTFTPTRPSPALTHPAAASALKRLTESCETLTTELLQLSSPHAALLDALKTGEQTAIEQETGTLLDTLDTYWHTKSAQGQSRRRLFTTLFEKALRDEVALKSHENDLLPNALECLPGSLDTDAQDQPTVCALHIAIEADTLAEIHGALVMSLASGRTLLALPGSGMSEFATQRSMLDTVAHWLNDNALRWGLLINAEQRHQDALFAATDDPDVYLEHFDSNDVQLRLVTGNPYRHAIQRLIEKQRADVLYVCGEGRNPDSTLHANQIEGAVSLSGVFGPRAMLERRELTLAEHKARTALPDWIKLASGEDLDEYRQRLKRFEDGHTALASALNGAASAEQYAKVSLRARLASDLGYDLAPESITVSTRRTLPVTRETYTVTRTLPELALYGLHPNDLSEGSEFLTHTTVNIDGRPVGATHASLTPAYAGRVVDELKLRLSFAEYQREAYAKPASQKLMRELLDLQIAEAAYVAKMQGHLSLDDFNVVTAVTEGVLTATDQVLRIQHIRINNRATLSRTLVFRKENAAGELQRLIMFASDAPRPQLFQSFNSETQMLHELVAWTASPEMTRYLIDQLNVADRPALNSTLDALREKPFPRADFLRLVTQESYDNALQTLVIQGMNVVRSQNEAYTPNWYIRASSEQRQQLLALEDAANGAVMNYAAQPHTRVQDFEDYVHQRASEKICQLLKVPPGTVDPDHIIVKTERETLSYTAMMRNGYDDSFGVFKPTADTTATFSGPQGIDLSPLTPASVAGSVRGKWLADAYGDLVKRTLLDPQSEGYGYRRQTRALITRLNMQAAALRSLLKGHIDETQYEWLQQSIRHLNDATPEVRAHHPVYPLQIHIDKPFIALHMGGISQLVVTDTNLIHVETVQGCYALMPTAVRLGALLYTPNAPDGLEFRAFSSFVDSLGAPGMIDYYKDRCRINARRVLSFFLNDMKTGNGNKRPVLPAEPIADFAQVCFNRKIERKLRDAEETSTNRHDMLSQVIWNSVDIIATVVTAPFPPLSFAVGVALALRDAGKAVEALAGHEPESASGLFLAAGLNLLGAYGDLKQGLKGFGGVARKLAERSKQGARPAALKKPSHTRMKLHPVKLEDEHFLLGPPNAKGQAQVYDNAGFEPDDAFPTGHYASKNDDGVWQPLDQPSASSSSSAVNDYRVTGVSLQDLPRVTEGHANGVSLGQGKHYIEMNGEVYQVHYDASLHCWHIVDPQNPFAFFGRQPVRLNEQGQWQRILRSGLRGGNDTPGTFNPLREDTHAGTPDAGLHAWELPANLQPHMEEILTGTSMDPVALGLEDFFAAYYGDMRRTYSELREILYRDAQAFFAEPIALPARPALPAVDASTTVGDFLESAFANSNGLVFGEAPKSIASKRLLMTNMKTLAEQRVEVLYIEHVFTDKHLRKLAKYRAKGSRVRAGSHEIKAHLRYLNNKALDNLSREFDYYHLIKEAHRHGIEVRPLNSSVSYPVMAFPVSGAAGDSAAAQKMSNFFGHKVIGSDAAAEPTRRWVALVDQKLATTHEHVLGIAELEGAISVRIEDVPAGRATKISQEATLVNTETNMASSDFKIEFPSSSLAEPATAPVNAASPPAAIPQSSGAQASGASLGFQWDEATGWQHIDPEQWLPETPPTALQQSLADPRYDMPFESHAILYELAYKEHRGLNSEYFFFNERLNDVEDVFFGLRTKLRHDAREILTADLPPRPTMPSVEPALSAPQFIQRLYEHTDGMVVGEFHASVGSKKFLIDNLPLLAEQQVKTLYMEHLLTDLHQLHLDRFHETGQMSNELLNSLQRLDRGQLTDPARAYNFEMLVIKAREHGIEVRAIDCAASYHLKGVRETKTTRQEMMNYFASRTIRRHQAVVGRHRWVALVGNSHSNRYNRVPGVAELEGAIGVRVDDVAPGTSQGIVRDPGESARASMTRANAFVKGDFKLEVEVPGRINQVSPTRILAPQPLSLEQRLARPGMFVTELELDDVYVIVHRARTGEILRTPVQVDSAGKVFVDRPAWLAVHLQPYDDLDALILALEDINLTRVG